CGTCGGCCGCGCAGGCAGCGCTCGCCTTCGCCTACGAGCACCTCGCGCTGCGCCGGCGTACCGACCTGCAGGTGCGCTCGACGTCCCCGGTGAACGGCGGGGTGTCGGTGGTGCGCATTGCCGGGCCGCACGGCCTGCTGGACGTGTCGGTGCGGGTGGACACGGTCGCCGCGACCGGGCTCACCTGCGCGAACCCGCGACCGAACCAGTACCTCAGCTACCGGCCGCTGTCCGTCGTCCCGGTCGAGGAGTGAACCCGCCGCATCGGGGCGGTGCGGTGTGCACGGCTGCGCGTCAGCGGGCGCGGTCGGTCCGGATCCGCAAGGTGGCGATGAACGTGGCCAGCAGCTCGTAGTGCCCGACCAGGAGCACGAACTCGATCGCCTGTTGCCCGTCGAGGTGCGTCCGCATCGCCTGCCACGACGCGTCGTCCAGATCCTGCCGCGCCGAACTTGCTCGCGCTGCAGGCCGCGTGCCACGGCAGGGCGACGAGCGCCGCGGCGGACGCCACGTTCACCAGGTGACCGCCCCGGCCGGCCGCGATCATCGGCGGCACGAACGCCTCGATCA
This genomic stretch from Jatrophihabitans cynanchi harbors:
- a CDS encoding SDR family NAD(P)-dependent oxidoreductase; its protein translation is MSLITGAASGIGRATAALAGWHGAELFLTDVASGALARAANELRRAGCAVRLAEPADISDLEQVRALGASVHAQVDALDVVMNIAGVSAWGTVENLEHAHWQAMVDVNLMGPIQVIEAFVPPMIAAGRGGHLVNVASAAALVALPWHAACSASKFGAAGSGRRVVAGDADAPRRATGDRVRAPGRALRAAGHVHRHLADPDRPRPLTRSRAHRTAPMRRVHSSTGTTDSGR